The genomic stretch TGAGTACAGTCCTCCCCTCCCGGTCATGAAAATTGGCTATGGATGCTTTACCAGTTTCTCCTTCGTGTGCCACTTCATGCTGATATGATATCAAAGGGAAAGATCATGATCATAAGAATTGTCgatccaacaaaaaaaaaaaaaaaaccaaggtAATGGCGTTTGGAGTCCTCCAAATATAGTGGTTCTGTGCGTTCAGTCTTAAACtttggtccttcaactttcaaattttaaccatcATCCGTAgtcttttaattttcaaatcttAACTAATTGTGGTCTTTTTAGGAAGACCACCTGTtttaacttgaaagttgaaggaatGCTGGTGATTAACTTACaagtttagaactaaacgtgacaaaatcactatactcggaggaccagacgggattaactctaaaaaagaagaagagagaactGTTGCAGGAGTATCTGCAAAATATCTAAGAATAGCTGATTCAACAGTGTTTTGCTTCATTTCTCTTGAAGATCAGAAACATGAATGAAGCCCAGAAAGAGCAATGAAAAATGTAAATCAATGGCAGCTTACCCAACGGATTTCTTCTGGTTTATAAGTTCATCTCCATTTGAGCGTTTCCTCCAACATTTTCTTTGCCTGCTCCACATCCCAATTTCTTGCCTTCAAATATAGCCTTATACATGCATCATTGCAAAACTTCAAGCTCCTCCCCGTTAGAGGTCCAATGGCAGCCCTCACTTCCCTGATCTGTATTGATTAAGAGATTCAGCACAGTTCTGCTGCATAAACCTTCACAACTTCACAAGTTCCATAACTATTGCTTATTAGAAGAAAATTGATACAACAACCTTAGCCAAGTTAGTCAAACTATTCACTACAGCAATCCTAGTCAAGTTAGTTAAACTGTTAACTTTATAACTATAAGGTTACAAATTCAAgccaaataccttgtggtctagtggcacccaatttcacccccacatgggaggggggTTCAAACTTCAGTGGTGGCGATAttagctctttgtgcttcatttgtagctatgaacagatagtaCATTGTACAAATTCAACTCACATACAATGAGATTGATTTACGAAGctgtcagctatgggtaactaAGCTGGTTTACGTCGAAGAAATTAAAACTTATCAAAAGAAAACCTCATGATCTTTAACCTTTCTAGTGTACATCTAATACATAGAAGCACGCAAGAATGTCAATATATCAGATCAAAGTGGCCCCAATCATTTTGTTGTTAATTACCTTTGCATCCTTTTCAACAGGTTCGGTTTCCTTATCACTGTGAGAAGCCTTTCTCCGAAACATGCTATCTAACTGCTATCCAATAAGAGAGCAAATATTAAGCATGAGAAGTTCAAGTAGAAAACCAAAAAAGGGTATCATCAAATTACggtagaaattaaaatttcttaaattttaattacttttaataTCAATAAGATCGAACTCATGAATGATACGATGACCAGGAAAGAATAGAGAATTACCCTTTAATTTGAGAAGATAATGATGAATATGGATCAAGTGGGTGGTGGCTTTCTGGCTACTGGCAGTTGGTCTCTTTCAGGTTGATGAATGCTTATTTATTGGCGAAATTAACTGTCATTGCTACCGGTACAATCCTTTCATTGACAGATTGAAAACGTTTGTTATCACTCACAGAATGACTTTTACTTTGAAAACATGTGCTTTTGACAAAGCCACCAAAGATTTATATAACATTTTCATATCTCCACAATCCACTATGACACTTTAGtgctatttttttattattattactgctAGTGCTACTGCTACTACTTTTGAAataaaatggtcaaataggagGAAAATACAATCAAAAcattcaactttaaaaaattagatcaTTGAATATTAAAAAATCGTGCAATTATCTCATTCAAAAAAGCTCTAACATGATGTATTAGGTGGAAataaattactatataaattctacgggaaaaaaaattctcactTGTGCGAATCGCGCGTAAAGAAgaattacatatattatattaactttttgtcattttttcctATTAAAATAGGTACATTGAGGCACTGAAAGGGATGGACAAGAGAGTGGAATATGATTACTGTATCATAAGGTCATGAATTTGATTCTTACCATATCAGAGTCTTTATAGTTAGTGTGGTTTACATTTCATGTATGATTTAAAAACTATTACATAATGGatgctttgttttttgtttttacataTTTGGAGATTATAAAtgaccttttaaaaaaataaaaacaaaaaaaacgtGTCAACTCATATTAAATCTCATACTCAATTGATCTTTAATTCATCTACCTAACTACTTgtacaatataattaaaattgagaGACTTTTCTTATTGTTTGTAATTTTCtacaaaaattgatatttataagaaaaaatggtttaaaaatttttagagGCACTATAAATTGTATATCCCTATATTAAgctaattaatataaaacataaattacaaataaattaaattagttatcattaattaaattggaTATATCAAATTTGATCCAAAAAAATTGGATATATCAAATGAAATATATCGGTATATAAATAGGACAAATAAGTAAAAATCTAAGAAAGCTACAATTTAAGGCATGGAAAATGATCGATGATGGCAAGTTGCAGTACGTACACATTAATTGTATGTCGGTCTTTAATTAGATATGTGATCTGTGATCTGTTGATTGATTAATTTGAATGACAAGGAAACTTGTAATTACTCGTAAATTTCACTATtgtataataatacaaattatatatgataaataaacaatataCTAAGAAGGTCATATGTGATGGCTTAATCAAAAGGGTATTTACAAGAAATGaacattgtaatttttaaatatgaaaatcatATTTCACCTATATAAATTCTTGATGGCAAATCttaagtattttattattatataaatctcCAATAGAGTATAATAATATCTAGACGAACAAGTATAAGTTAAAATATAACTTTGATGTATGACAAATTTGAAACTTCATTAGCTTCTCCAAAAAATACAAGTCAGATAAGTTATGCACCAATTTGAACCATGATAGTTGAATATAATTTGTTGTAGTTAAAGTTGTAACCATTTCTAaatacaaatgatacacatatgCGGTTCAAATGAAAATAGGTTACATTTCTCCTATAAAAAGTGAAGATTAATCTAGGTCTAAGGCCAAATTCATCAATGGTTgaaaattttagttaaaaaaatatagagttaattttataattattaaaattttgaaagtttgCAATGCTTATAAAAATGACTGTCCTTTTTCCTCTTATTTTCCCTCTAGAACTTTCTtaattactactactactactattaggatcacacttgtgtgagacggtctctcggatccttattcgtgagacgggtcgggtcgggtcaagacaccatgcaaatgtcatacttatatgctcaaatataacactaaccAAGAatgcaatttttgttacttattagagaaaaagtaatacatttttcataataagtaatgttgacaagtgccccttacttataagggcaaatataatacttttgtggaaaaatgtaatacttttaaatcgaaatgtaaaagtattgttttttcccgtaaaagtattacatttacccttataagtaacaaaaaatttattcatgattcgtattacatttgagcatataagtatgacatttgtgcatataagtgttacatttacatagcgacccgacccgactcatggtgagacggtctcacacaagtttttgccctactattattattgttgttgttgttgttgttgttattgttgttgttgtgttggATATATTcgtctttatacacattattttttacaattccaaacccaaccaaataatagaaaaatattcgTAAAATTctttttcaccaaccaaacatGTAATCAAtctttttgttaatttcttttccattaaatttcaattccatacctcctaaaaaaaaattgcgaaCCAAACACGCCCTAAATGTTTCCAAAATGATTAAGGGAAGCTAAGAAAAGGCAAACAATAAAGTGAAATGCAATAATTTTAGCCAAAAACATATTTGATTCCCTTCAACCAAATGTAGCagattttgtgaaaaaaaaaaaaaatcacttttagtTCCATGATGATTGAACCGTATCGGTTtctaattaactattaatttttttcaaatatttgatgCACGAATTTTAAAGGCTTGCctcatttagttttttttttttcttttacttattcTTTTATCATTAAAAACCAAATTAAACCATAGGTTATGTAAGTTACTTCTCTTGAGGGGCAAAGTTAACATTTTTCATGTCCTTCAAGACAAGTAACTTATATAgtgcattatttaatttggttGCTAATGATGGAAATTAGGTTAGAGCAACTAAATGTAGTAAGGTTTTAAATATCTTGCACCAATGTAGAAAAATTAATAGTCATCAATGACCAAATGCGAAAATGGTTTAGTAGTCATtggatcaaaagtgaaaaaaaaaaaaaaaacttttcttagtttttcttaattattttgaaaatatttagtattagaatttttttaaaagcaatatttacaaaagaaaaaagaagaaaagtaaCATATATTACCTTTATGTTAAGCAAGAAATGGTTACAACTTCAACTATAAAATGATATTCTGATACCATGATTCAATTTGGCGTATAACTTATCTTACTTGTGTTTTCGGGTGAAgcaaatgaatttttaaatttacttttaCATCAACATTAGATTTTAATAGATAAATAAGGTGAGGGACGATAATAATCACTCTACAAATAATTCAGGAGCTAAATGGGGTCAAGGTTTTAATTAAAAGGTTAAATTTATCATCATGACACAATTGAGACACTAAAAAATATCATCTTctctgaaaataaaatattaatatgtgtcATTTAAAAATCCTTAATTAAagctttttaatatattatttttatttgtatacaaagaaaaaaaataatttagttcACTTTTGAAGGTAGACTATGATTCCTGGAAAGAGGACAAATTGTGTATATTTCCACAAAGAagtctgaatatatatatatatatatatatatatatatatatatatatgctaagtcaaaacaaataaaaaataaaaaataaaaataaaaaacaatagcCGCAAAGAATTGAAGGTGTCTCCTAATTTGTTTGTTATCAAGCCATGAAGTTTGAAATTGGATATCTTTTAGAATTTGGGCCAAGTGGAGATCGTTCAAAGTTCTAATGGAAAGTTACCCATAGCACGACATGTTTGCGGAAAAAATGGACTTTGGACTACAAATCTACGATATTGTAAGTCATGTCTTATTGGTTGACTGCTACATATGAGCAATGAATTGAAAATGAGAATCCTACGTAACCGCAGACTAGTTAACTAAAAAACCCAAGTTTCATTAATATATCCACAACATATTCTGTGTTTACTATGGATTTAAAAGGCCCAAGAATCAAAATGTTATACCGGTATAATTAATagcagttgttatgccgtgggcTTAGGTCCACCTTGCGGCATAAATTGCGAATTAATAGAGGTATCGTCTTTGAATTATTCTTATCTTTACACGTTTTATTTCTATCTATAATCATGGTTTTCGTGTCACATTTGGTATAATTGGTCATATGTCCGGTATAATTAATAGAGGTATCGtctttgaattattattatctttacaCGTTTTATTTCTATTAATCATGGTTTTCTTGTCACATTTGGTCTAATTGGTCATATGTTTGGCAATTACCGACCTGTTAGAAAAGTTAGAGTGCATTTGGGTTAAACATTGAAAtcgaaagtatatatattacaaatatatacacactaacatacatatatgtgtatacatattaAAGCTGTCAAGGTACTGAAAGTGGcaattgttgagcatatatataatatgtaaacataaatatgcaattcaactattagcttagcattttagttgagatggagcacatgctttaatttgatatcagagcAACTCCATGCCAAAGGTCATGAGTCAAATGCGTCACTCAATAAAAAAGAGACTATGGTCCACATGTTGCTTGAAGACACATGTCATGCTTTTagttttagttgagatggagtacATGCTTCCATTGCAATAACACaactaataattttgatttaagtGACAATGACACATGCATGACCAAGTGAGGAAATTAAAGTGAAACAAATCAAAGTTGAGAACAAAAAACgaaaattttattatagtttttGTAGTTTTTGAAAGCGAACACTTTATTATAGTTGAGTGATTAAAAGCGCAATAAACACCTTTTTGGGTTATGCATGTTACACACATCCCCTTCTATATGCCCATTTTACAGATTGGGCAGTAATTAATAACTGGCTTTAATTTGAGGGTTGATATTGTTCAAGTTTTCACTACCATTGGAGCAGTGTGCAGAGCATCATCAAATCCCCAAAATTTTGCAGTCTTTATATCTTCCTGAATCATCAACTTTGAAAATTCTTCATGATCATATTTCAAGGGGGCTTTTCCCCCAAACTCTTTGGGAAGGTTTTCAGAATCAAAAAAGGCTTCCATCACCTCCATACTGTCTTTATTATTTGGGTACGCAAACTTTACCTTCTGAAATGATCTTGGATCTGCAAAACACTTCACAACCTGCAGATGTGTATGCAAAATCATTTGTCAATTTAATGAATTTGGCACACTCCCAAAAACATTGGACCAAACAGACAATGCAGTGGAACTGCATCCTATTGCTCTAACACATGGACAACAACAACCAAGTTAGTTAAACTGTGATTTAGTACagtaatcataaaattttaaattcgaCTTTCCGTAGGAGCCTATTAGCCTTCCTGGTTTAAGTTGTTCATCTATGAAAATTCTAGTTTGGTTCTTTGCCGGGCTAGGGTCACCAAGCAAAGTGACTTAAACTGGTTAAGTGGTCAACTATTGACAATCTAGGagatttacccagtgcacaccctcgAGCAGAGACTTAAGCTGATTAGTTATGAATAACCCAAGAGGCTTACCTAGTGCACATCCTTGAACAGAGACTTAAACTCATCAACTATGGACAATTTAGGAAGCTTACCCAATGCACACACTCAAACAGAGACTTAAGCTGATCAGCTATGGATAACCTAGGAGGCTTACACAATTCACATCCCCGAACAGAGACTTAAGTTGATCAGCTATATATAGACAAACTAAACTGATTCTTTATCGATCATAAGGCAAGATTTACTCGGTTCATATCTTTAGAAAGTGGCTGCATGTGGGTTTTCCTCctcatcaaaaataaaatatctatgCATATGTAGATATATACCTTCCAAAATGCCTCAAAAAGTCTTGGTGGGTTATAGAAAAGTATTAATGCAATTCTTTCTGGGTAGTGGTTCTGTAATATGTAGGCAAGATCTCGTGCTGTTTTGATGGAAACACTCTTGCCTAGTGACCAACCACAGAAATCAACCAACCAAGACAACTGTTCTTGGCCCTCTGGCAGGTTGATGATGGCATTCTCCATCAGATACACTAGATGACGAATATAATCTTCTTCCGATGATGTTTTCTGTCCCAAGCatgcaaattaaaaaacaattaatccCAGCAGacctctcatatattatattgtcttCATAAGATGAGATATTCATCAGATGTAGTGTACCTGCTTCCCAGGCCTCATTATGAAAACAGTCCTCCCCTGCCGGTCATGGAAATTGGCTATGGATACTTTCCCAGTTTCTCCTATATGTGCCACTTCATCCTGatttgataccaaatgtaaaaaTCAGTAGAATTATCAATCTAATAACAACTTGTTGAGTGACCAAGGAAGCCCGAAGGTGTGCATGAAGTAAATTTCTGTCTTGTAATTAACCTTAACGGGCAAAGgacaagaaaataaacaaattaaacataggTTGTACATAACAGACGGCTCATATCAAGAAAGTCTATAGGCAGGGGATTAGATTGTGCAGGGGTCAATTACGATTTAATagtgaataattaaatactcaaaaaaaaatacattaatatttatttaacattattaCATTACAAATCTACTAAAACCGAGTAGCAGACTAATATTTTCTTCTTAAATTAATATTGTGCATgctcatgatatatatatatatataatcacccTATGCTTTAGCTAATCTTAattacttctttaatttgtttcaaattaatatttatccTATATATCTAATTCTTTGTTTATGTAATCACCCTCTTCGTTGACTTGAAAGACCGAAGCCGCCATTAATGCAATTATTCAGAGAATGTTGCttgaagagaaatgaaaatatacaaTACCAATAATTCATCAAAAGATTCAAAActtcaaaaatatatgaaaaataaccAGGTTACTCCTACCATAAGAATTGATACTGTGAAAAGcctagaaaatagaaaacttagTCTACAAGATTAATTGGGAAGGGCCAAATATTTTCAAGAGGGAGgaaaccaaaaataaatattattatactatatatttaaaaaaattggatgGGGGAGGGCCAGGCCCCTGCACCATGCAGTGGCTCTGCCTCTGTCTATAGGTGTGAGGGTGACTTAATCAGAAAGGTAAAATAActtatattttttcataaatttaaatcAAGAAAGCTATGAAACCTAATTTGGAGTTAAACTTGTAATATTGTAGTTAAGTCAACGCCTTATCTAACCCGAGATGACCATAAAAACCTATTCTGAATTTCTGATTCTAAGTTGATGGCGGCAGGCGGCATCTTACCCAACGGATTTCTTCTGGTTTAAAAGTTGATCTCCATTTAAGCGTCTCCTCCAACATTTTCTTGGCCTGTTCCACATCACAATTTCTTGCCTCCAAATATAGCCTTATACATGAATCACTGCAAAACTTCAAGCTCCTCCCCGTTAGACCTCCAATGGCAGCCCTTAATTCCCTCATCTGCATAATAACAAGATCGAATTAAAACTGATCAACACAAAACCCCTTTTCTTTCCAATCATTTCCTTGTTACCTTAGCATCCTTTTCAGCAGGACTTTCAGCAGATTCAGTTTCCTGATGATTACACTGAGAAGCCTTTCTCCAAAACATGGTAACTGCTCACAAGGAAATACAAGCAGGTTAATTGCTCTatgaaaacaaaaaccaaataaGGGTATCAGCTTACAATAGAAGAATTCctaaaattttatgatgaatCCAATGGTATATAGATATACAAAAATACCTTTGAGAAGATAAGTTTTAGTATGAGAGCTCAGTCGCTTGTCAATGAAAACAAAGCCTTATTTAATATAGGGAGTGTCCGTAGTTGAGTAGTAAACAGTTGGGAGTTTGTTGAAAGTACTCTGCAATTAATACTTAATAGGCAACAAGGACATCCTGTGGCAATAATTCTTCCCATAATGTTGAATCCCCAATCTCAAATAATCCTATGGCCCAACCAATTTTTCACTGTGACTAATTGACTTGCCCATCTAGTGACAATAGTTATTGCCAGTACACATTGTTACATGTACTCAattcattcatatatatttttaaattctctCTAATTGAAATTTGAtgtttatattgatatattttaattttttttaataaatctaTAGGTACATAAAGTTGTAAATatgtattttgtaatatttttatgtacTCTTAATTAGtgcaaatattatgaacatagtaaATGACGAATTTTATTAAACATGATGCATGAACGTACTACATAGTGTGTGATGTACACTGGGCTTGGATGGTGAGGGAGCAAAATGACCCTTATGCATAACATTTTTACGCCCCGCCAACTAACCAAGTTACTCAATTCTCTTTTACAAAGGCACAAAAGTTTTATACATATTCAAAAGAAGGTCAATGTGGCAAATATATAGTGGGGCACGTATGgcaaaaaatgaagaataataACAAAAGCCTACACTTCTGCAAGGTCCTTTGCACTATATAAGGGGTTTGATGTCTCTCTTTAGGTATCATTCATTGGTTCATTATAATCATTCTAGTTCTATAGGTGGTTTATGGTCTTTACTTTCAACCGGAGCATTAGGGTTTGAATCTGAcatcaacattattatttttatcttggGCATTGAACATATTCTTTTGGATCTAGCGTCCATAGCAATAAAACCATGTACACACATGTTCCTAGTCTCTACCCAAACCTACCTTTTCCCTTTAAGCAAACAAACCCGATGAGGGGGTTCGCCCAGTTCGCGAAGGTCGATTCCCAACCGGCGAACATGAGAAGTTTGATTGACACAATAGTTGTCGGAGGAGAAGCTACCGTCGACAAAACAAACCAGGCCCCCATGGGTCAAACCTAGTGTCCAAGAGCATTTAACCTAGGAGATAGCCAATGCCATCGGTGAATGGGTCACCCAATGCGCAATAGTGGGTGTGCGCAACCCGGCTTGACATCCGACCCGGACCCTCAAGCAAAAATCTCTTCCAACCCAACTTGGCACTCCTAAAGCTAAGAGGATCGGAGGATGCCACCGAGGAAAGGAACAATGAGCTGAGCAATGAGACCCAAAGTCACGAATGGGCCAAAATGAAGGAACCCGTCAGAGAGAGAGTCTGAACCTATTCACAAGGAAATCGACGTTATACACTTATACCGACCGTCCCCCGACCATTAAGGCTATATAGGGTGGGTATGTATGTAGCGTTGTACCGAATAACATAATCTTGGTGGGCTTGCAAGTAGTCCGGAGaggtaataaaaatatttgtacaTTAAAAAACGTTAACATATTTCTTGTTAGGCTTGTAGGCTAAGCAagtagccaaaaaaaaaaaaaaaaaaaaaaaNNNNNNNNNNNNNNNNNNNNNNNNNNNNNNNNNNNNNNNNNNNNNNNNNNNNNNNNNNNNNNNNNNNNNNNNNNNNNNNNNNNNNNNNNNNNNNNNNNNNNNNNNNNNNNNNNNNNNNNNNNNNNNNNNNNNNNNNNNNNNNNNNNNNNNNNNNNNNNNNNNNNNNNNNNNNNNNNNNNNNNNNNNNNNNNNNNNNNNNNNNNNNNNNNNNNNNNNNNNNNNNNNNNNNNNNNNNNNNNNNNNNNNNNNNNNNNNNNNNNNNNNNNNNNNNNNNNNNNNNNNNNNNNNNNNNNNNNNNNNNNNNNNNNNNNNNNNNNNNNNNNNNNNNNNNNNNNNNNNNNNNNNNNNNNNNNNNNNNNNNNNNNNNNNNNNNNNNNNNNNNNNNNNNNNNNNNNNNNNNNNNNNNNNNNNNNNNNNNNNNNNNNNNNNNNNNNNNNNNNNNNNNNNNNNNNNNNNNNNNNNNNNNNNNNNNNNNNNNNNNNNNNNNNNNNNNNNNNNNNNNNNNNNNNNNNNNNNNNNNNNNNNNNNNNNNNNNNNNNNNNNNNNNNNNNNNNNNNNNNNNNNNNNNNNNNNNNNNNNNNNNNNNNNNNNNNNNNNNNNNNNNNNNNNNNNNNNNNNNNNNNNNNNNNNNNNNNNNNNNNNNNNNNNNNNNNNNNNNNNNNNNNNNNNNNNNNNNNNNNNNNNNNNNNNNNNNNNNNNNNNNNNNNNNNNNNNNNNNNNNNNNNNNNNNNNNNNNNNNNNNNNNNNNNNNNNNNNNNNNNNNNNNNNNNNNNNNNNNNNNNNNNNNNNNNNNNNNNNNNNNNNNNNNNNNNNNNNNNNNNNNNNNNNNNNNNNNNNNNNNNNNNNNNNNNNNNNNNNNNNNNNNNNNNNNNNNNNNNNNNNNNNNNNNNNNNNNNNNNNNNNNNNNNNNNNNNNNNNNNNNNNNNNNNNNNNNNNNNNNNNNNNNNNNNNNNNNNNNNNNNNNNNNNNNNNNNNNNNNNNNNNNNNNNNNNNNNNNNNNNNNNNNNNNNNNNNNNNNNNNNNNNNNNNNNNNNNN from Ipomoea triloba cultivar NCNSP0323 chromosome 12, ASM357664v1 encodes the following:
- the LOC115998559 gene encoding phosphatidylinositol transfer protein 3-like, whose amino-acid sequence is MFWRKASQCNHQETESAESPAEKDAKMRELRAAIGGLTGRSLKFCSDSCIRLYLEARNCDVEQAKKMLEETLKWRSTFKPEEIRWDEVAHIGETGKVSIANFHDRQGRTVFIMRPGKQKTSSEEDYIRHLVYLMENAIINLPEGQEQLSWLVDFCGWSLGKSVSIKTARDLAYILQNHYPERIALILFYNPPRLFEAFWKVVKCFADPRSFQKVKFAYPNNKDSMEVMEAFFDSENLPKEFGGKAPLKYDHEEFSKLMIQEDIKTAKFWGFDDALHTAPMVVKT